A section of the Candidatus Omnitrophota bacterium genome encodes:
- a CDS encoding DUF503 domain-containing protein, protein MTVGILTLSLFIPGSNSLKQKRSVLKALKSRLILKFNVCVAEIDLHEKWQRAVLAVGFINTDRGVIDALFSKILKFMEKSAGCDLVDFHQQLI, encoded by the coding sequence ATGACTGTAGGCATATTAACGCTTTCGCTTTTTATACCTGGGTCCAACTCCCTTAAACAAAAGCGCTCGGTTTTGAAGGCACTGAAGTCGAGACTAATTCTTAAATTTAATGTCTGCGTTGCTGAAATTGATCTTCATGAGAAATGGCAGAGAGCAGTCTTGGCTGTAGGATTTATTAATACTGATAGAGGAGTCATCGATGCCTTATTTAGTAAGATTTTAAAATTCATGGAAAAATCTGCTGGTTGTGATCTAGTTGATTTTCATCAGCAGTTAATATGA
- the ligA gene encoding NAD-dependent DNA ligase LigA — protein MDKKKIKEKIEKLKKEIRHHDYLYYGLGEVEVADKEYDLLMKQLKDLEVAYPEYKSDDSPTQRVSGVVLEKFTTVRHKQKMLSLDNTYSQEELRQWDERIRKGLGGSRFEYVAELKIDGVSANLLYENGKLKMAATRGDGQSGEDVTLNIKTIRAIPLLLNGAENFKSFEIRGEVYMEIADFKKLNKERQEQGLSLFANPRNATSGSLKLLDSGIVAGRRLSFFAHSLGASTKEVAKGQWEFLQTIKECGMRINPESKKFSKLEDVLAFYRLWQKKRDKLPYEADGLVIKINSFKQQKDLGTTLKSPRWAVAYKFPAHQATTKVLDINVNVGRTGVITPVAVLRPVECGGVIIRNSTLHNFDEIKRLDVKIGDQVLIERAGDVIPKVIKVIKSLRRGGEKVFKVPKTCPACKGAIVKEKEEDVAYVCTNPSCPAQLERGLEHFASRSTMDIEGMGESVVKQLIDKKIVRSFADIYKLKADDLSKLELFKDRKIDNLLNAISKSKNQPLSRLIFALGIRGVGEKCAITLAEKFKALDNIVAANRETLEGIPEVGPVMTGSIFEFFRKDETKRLIAELKQAGLNMQEEASKRESKISGKRIVFTGTFSGLDRRGAQELARSYGAEVSSSVSSNTDYVVAGQSPGSKFKEAEELSIKIINEKEFLALLGRQKR, from the coding sequence AGGTGTGGTATTAGAGAAATTCACTACAGTAAGACACAAACAGAAAATGCTCTCTTTAGATAATACATATTCGCAAGAGGAATTGAGACAGTGGGATGAGCGCATCAGGAAGGGTCTTGGAGGCAGTAGATTTGAATATGTCGCTGAATTAAAAATTGACGGCGTAAGCGCCAATCTCTTATATGAAAATGGAAAGTTAAAAATGGCAGCTACCAGGGGCGATGGCCAGAGCGGTGAAGACGTAACCTTAAATATCAAGACAATTCGCGCAATTCCCCTGCTGCTTAATGGGGCAGAGAATTTTAAGTCTTTTGAGATTCGGGGCGAAGTATATATGGAAATAGCGGATTTTAAAAAGTTAAATAAGGAAAGACAAGAACAAGGACTTAGTCTTTTTGCCAATCCCAGGAATGCGACCAGCGGTTCTTTGAAATTACTGGATTCAGGGATTGTAGCAGGGCGAAGATTGAGTTTCTTTGCCCATTCCTTAGGCGCCTCTACTAAAGAAGTCGCCAAGGGGCAGTGGGAATTTTTACAGACAATAAAAGAATGCGGTATGCGCATAAATCCAGAAAGTAAAAAATTCTCTAAGCTAGAGGATGTTTTAGCATTTTATCGACTCTGGCAGAAAAAAAGGGATAAATTGCCTTATGAGGCAGATGGATTGGTCATTAAGATTAATTCATTTAAACAACAGAAAGACTTAGGTACAACACTTAAAAGTCCTCGTTGGGCAGTGGCCTATAAATTTCCCGCACATCAAGCCACTACCAAGGTATTAGATATAAATGTCAATGTGGGAAGGACCGGAGTCATAACTCCTGTAGCTGTACTTAGGCCTGTAGAATGCGGCGGAGTTATTATCCGTAATTCTACCCTGCATAATTTTGATGAAATTAAACGTTTAGATGTAAAGATCGGCGATCAGGTGTTGATAGAGCGTGCTGGAGACGTAATCCCTAAGGTTATCAAGGTAATCAAGTCTCTGCGTAGAGGAGGCGAAAAAGTATTTAAAGTACCTAAGACCTGCCCTGCTTGTAAAGGAGCTATAGTTAAAGAAAAGGAGGAGGATGTTGCTTATGTCTGCACTAATCCTTCTTGTCCGGCCCAGCTGGAAAGAGGCCTAGAGCATTTTGCCTCGCGTAGTACCATGGATATCGAAGGTATGGGTGAGTCTGTAGTAAAACAGTTGATAGATAAAAAGATCGTTAGAAGTTTTGCTGATATATACAAACTAAAGGCAGACGATTTATCTAAATTGGAACTTTTCAAAGATAGAAAGATTGATAACCTTCTGAATGCTATTTCCAAAAGTAAGAATCAACCCCTTTCGCGTCTGATCTTTGCTTTAGGAATCAGAGGAGTAGGAGAAAAGTGCGCTATTACTCTGGCTGAAAAATTCAAGGCCCTAGATAATATTGTGGCTGCCAACAGGGAGACCCTAGAGGGGATTCCAGAAGTAGGACCAGTAATGACAGGCTCGATATTTGAGTTTTTCCGCAAGGATGAAACAAAGCGGCTTATTGCCGAGTTAAAGCAGGCTGGATTAAATATGCAAGAGGAGGCATCAAAAAGAGAGTCTAAGATTAGCGGTAAACGCATTGTCTTTACTGGTACTTTCTCTGGCCTTGACCGCAGAGGAGCGCAAGAACTAGCAAGAAGTTATGGCGCAGAGGTATCTTCTAGTGTATCTAGCAATACAGATTATGTTGTGGCAGGCCAAAGCCCTGGTTCGAAGTTTAAAGAGGCAGAGGAGCTTTCGATAAAGATTATTAATGAAAAAGAGTTTTTGGCCTTGCTCGGGAGGCAGAAGAGATGA
- the xerD gene encoding site-specific tyrosine recombinase XerD codes for MEELINIFLDYLAAERGLAINTIAAYRSDLLNFLNYLKKRGIKSINDVKRDNIRQFMLASRDKGLTANSVSRALVAIKVFYRFLMREKIINKDPSNLIDSPKLWSRLPEVLNLKEVERLLSVPNLRDSAGIRNKAILELMYGTGIRVSEASNLRQDGLNLDVGFLRCIGKGSKERVVPLGEKAIIAVKRYLNSARTRLSKNKDNEYLFLNRSGNRLSRQSIWKIISRCAREAKIKKKIKPHTLRHSFATHLLERGADLRSVQEMLGHADISTTQIYTHIDKDRLKAIHQKFHPRP; via the coding sequence ATGGAAGAGTTAATTAATATCTTTCTGGATTATTTAGCGGCTGAACGCGGCCTGGCAATTAATACTATAGCTGCCTATCGCAGTGACCTCCTTAATTTTTTAAATTATCTAAAAAAAAGAGGCATAAAGTCTATTAACGATGTTAAGCGGGATAATATTCGTCAATTTATGCTCGCCTCTAGAGATAAAGGCCTAACAGCAAACTCTGTAAGTAGGGCATTAGTGGCAATTAAGGTATTCTATAGATTTCTTATGCGGGAAAAGATTATTAATAAAGATCCTTCTAATCTTATAGATTCTCCCAAATTATGGAGTCGGCTTCCAGAGGTCTTGAATCTTAAAGAAGTGGAGCGTTTACTTTCCGTGCCAAATTTAAGGGATTCTGCCGGGATTCGTAATAAGGCTATACTGGAATTAATGTATGGTACTGGCATTCGTGTTTCCGAGGCAAGTAATTTACGTCAGGATGGCTTGAATCTTGATGTTGGCTTCTTGCGTTGCATTGGTAAAGGCTCTAAGGAGAGAGTCGTTCCCTTAGGCGAGAAGGCTATCATTGCCGTAAAAAGATATTTAAATTCAGCAAGAACAAGATTAAGTAAAAATAAGGATAATGAATACCTTTTTTTAAATCGTTCTGGCAATAGATTGAGTCGTCAGAGTATTTGGAAGATAATTAGCCGTTGCGCCAGAGAGGCAAAGATAAAAAAGAAGATAAAGCCACATACACTTAGGCATTCCTTTGCTACACATCTTTTGGAACGCGGTGCAGATTTAAGAAGTGTACAGGAGATGCTGGGACATGCCGATATCTCCACAACCCAGATTTATACACATATTGATAAAGATAGACTAAAGGCAATTCATCAGAAGTTTCATCCGCGTCCATAA
- a CDS encoding bifunctional oligoribonuclease/PAP phosphatase NrnA encodes MKKNNRLLNLKNLIENSSRFLLTTHINPEPDALGSELAFARLLKMFGKQVKIINNDKVPQRFKFMPGVNEVSVTGTSKIDFDVSVVLDCSDLGRIGKVRDFLHENKPIVNIDHHISNTRFGRLNLIDTQASSACEIIYEIFKNFELKIDKQTAMNLYCGILTDTGSFRYSNAGSKSFKIASELVSLGLDVNEIYRKVYRIDDVESAKIIGRLLQCAKTAFDGKVVYLAIPEDIYIEETLLKDLGEQALNTLRLIYGAKVFLLLRKSINNNYVRINLRSNCNVDVNKIASYFDGGGHARAASAKIEGNLSYAKKTILKEIGKRL; translated from the coding sequence ATGAAAAAGAACAATAGATTGCTAAATCTAAAGAATTTAATAGAGAACAGCAGTCGATTCCTATTAACGACACACATAAATCCTGAGCCCGACGCCTTGGGGAGTGAACTGGCCTTTGCTAGGCTTCTTAAAATGTTCGGCAAGCAGGTAAAAATAATAAATAATGATAAGGTACCTCAAAGGTTTAAGTTCATGCCGGGGGTTAATGAGGTGAGCGTAACTGGAACTTCAAAGATTGATTTTGACGTTTCGGTTGTTCTTGATTGTTCTGATTTAGGTCGCATTGGTAAGGTGCGTGATTTCTTGCATGAGAATAAGCCAATCGTTAATATAGATCACCATATAAGTAATACCAGATTTGGTAGATTGAACTTGATTGATACGCAGGCCTCTTCTGCCTGCGAGATAATCTATGAGATATTTAAAAATTTTGAATTAAAAATAGATAAACAGACCGCAATGAATTTATATTGCGGTATACTTACAGATACTGGCTCTTTTCGTTATTCTAATGCAGGTTCTAAAAGCTTTAAAATTGCATCAGAATTGGTTAGTTTGGGTCTTGATGTAAATGAGATATATCGAAAGGTATATAGGATAGATGATGTAGAGAGCGCAAAGATTATCGGCAGGCTCTTGCAGTGTGCCAAGACTGCCTTTGACGGAAAGGTCGTGTATCTGGCCATTCCAGAGGACATCTATATAGAGGAGACGCTCCTAAAGGATTTAGGCGAACAGGCGCTTAATACTTTACGTTTAATCTATGGGGCAAAGGTTTTTCTTCTCTTGAGAAAATCAATAAATAACAATTATGTTCGTATAAACTTGCGTTCTAATTGTAATGTTGATGTGAATAAGATTGCATCTTATTTTGATGGCGGAGGGCATGCGCGTGCAGCAAGTGCTAAAATCGAAGGCAACTTAAGTTATGCCAAGAAAACTATACTTAAAGAGATAGGAAAGAGGTTATAG
- the rbfA gene encoding 30S ribosome-binding factor RbfA: MRLERVASEIKKEISLILSQELRDPRLGFVTITRVKMSPDLREAWVYFSVLADKAKQEDSLKVLSGAAGYIRRLIGQRLRLRFNPEIKFKFDKSIAYSIEIEERIRELKDEKEQ, translated from the coding sequence ATGAGACTAGAACGAGTTGCAAGTGAAATAAAGAAGGAAATAAGTCTAATCCTTTCTCAGGAATTAAGAGATCCTAGGTTAGGATTTGTCACCATTACCAGAGTAAAAATGAGTCCTGATCTAAGAGAGGCCTGGGTCTACTTTAGCGTGCTCGCAGATAAGGCCAAACAAGAGGATTCTCTTAAGGTTTTAAGCGGAGCTGCAGGATATATAAGAAGGTTGATTGGGCAGCGTCTAAGATTACGTTTTAACCCCGAAATTAAATTTAAATTCGATAAATCTATAGCCTATAGTATAGAGATCGAAGAAAGGATTAGGGAATTAAAAGATGAAAAAGAACAATAG
- a CDS encoding MBL fold metallo-hydrolase yields the protein MERIIVGPLGSNCYLFANRENKKAVLIDVGDEAELIKRKVKGLRLEAIFLTHGHIDHIGAVNFFDVPIFIHQDELEFLNDQEKNMSSFLGSSFSLSKDKDIRTVHDGQIINICDFNLRIIHTPGHTPGSITIQFEDILFTGDALFAGSIGRTDLPYGSTEDLIKAIKNKLLVLPPDTKVYPGHGEQTTIADEKNNNPFLSLQV from the coding sequence ATAGAAAGAATCATCGTCGGTCCCCTAGGGTCCAATTGTTATCTGTTTGCAAACAGAGAAAACAAGAAGGCAGTTCTTATTGATGTAGGTGATGAGGCAGAGCTAATCAAGCGAAAGGTGAAGGGTCTAAGGCTAGAGGCGATATTCTTGACACACGGACACATTGATCATATCGGAGCGGTTAATTTTTTTGATGTACCAATTTTTATCCATCAAGATGAACTAGAATTCTTAAATGATCAAGAGAAGAATATGTCTTCTTTTTTAGGCTCTTCCTTCTCACTCTCAAAAGACAAGGATATCCGGACTGTGCATGATGGCCAGATTATTAATATCTGCGATTTTAACTTGCGGATTATTCATACCCCTGGACATACGCCTGGCTCGATTACGATTCAATTTGAGGATATTCTTTTTACTGGCGATGCCCTTTTTGCCGGAAGCATTGGCCGCACTGATTTGCCTTATGGTTCTACAGAGGATTTGATCAAGGCTATTAAGAATAAATTGTTGGTTTTACCTCCTGACACGAAAGTCTATCCCGGGCACGGAGAGCAAACGACTATCGCAGACGAGAAAAATAATAATCCTTTTTTAAGTTTGCAGGTTTAA